A genome region from Nymphalis io chromosome Z, ilAglIoxx1.1, whole genome shotgun sequence includes the following:
- the LOC126780400 gene encoding uncharacterized protein LOC126780400, with product MSEGKEKCFPPEKGEKPTLQNNNDGDGEIYNGNKNSSCLEKMDIDDKANIAAPKESNKAKGGFNKPTEKNSKESGQSLSAQATDEKTNGNAGKGVTDSAIEKSSSSLKKMDIDDKTNNVISPVKMLKVEKIIKQENIKKEPKESGQSSSAQTVDEKGTKRRESLPPDWKMVWHDSGVPIYLHKPTRVCTLSRPYYPEATKGIPLSAIPCVSQRRALEYGDKKIQCGRIVRNEMRIKKSTETQKHQNLKQFQNQMEDNLPVSSCSAQVKIKKEPSIEENAMDVVEGGNNEKQDVAACVGYAVNKGCSGFSSSSGSSHMPSIKNNTAPASQQSESPNTNSGNSTPPQSNERKGSNKIAMKPVKYTQSNQTSRPVRPDIYPRRDPYLSSTSNSYNPQSRRHGFRAMPTNEM from the exons ATGAGTGaaggaaaagaaaaatgtttccCGCCTGAAAAAGGAGAAAAACCGAcacttcaaaataataatgatggtGATGGCGAAATCTACAATGGCAACAAAAACTCTTCATGTTTAGAAAAAATGGATATCGATGATAAGGCTAATATTGCTGCTCCCAAGGAGTCGAATAAAGCCAAGGGGGGCTTTAATAAGCCAACGGAAAAGAACTCTAAGGAGTCTGGACAATCATTGTCGGCTCAAGCTACTGAtg aaAAAACAAACGGTAATGCTGGCAAAGGCGTAACCGACAGTGCCATTGAAAAATCTTCATCATCTCTGAAGAAAATGGATATAGATGATAAGACTAACAATGTAATTTCTCCCGTGAAAATGCTTAaagtagaaaaaataataaaacaagaaaacatTAAGAAAGAACCTAAAGAGTCTGGACAATCATCGTCTGCTCAAACTGTTGATG AAAAAGGGACTAAACGAAGAGAGTCACTTCCGCCCGACTGGAAGATGGTATGGCATGATAGTGGTGTGCCGATCTATTTGCATAAGCCCACGCGTGTGTGCACTCTTTCCAGACCATATTATCCAGAAGCG acaaAGGGTATTCCTTTGAGCGCTATACCTTGTGTGTCTCAAAGACGTGCTTTAGAATACGGAGATAAAAAGATTCAATGTGGTCGGATAGTCCGAAACGAGATGCGTATTAAAAAATCCACGGAAACTCAAAAACATCAGAATTTGAaacaatttcaaaatcaaatgGAGGATAACCTTCCTGTATCTTCATGCAGTGCTcaggttaaaataaaaaaggaaccATCTATTGAAGAAAACGCAATGGACGTAGTAGAAGGGGGTAATAATGAGAAACAGGATGTAGCTGCTTGCGTAGGTTACGCTGTTAATAAGGGTTGTAGTGGTTTTTCTAGTAGCAGTGGCAGTAGCCACATGCCATCGATTAAGAATAACACTGCGCCTGCGTCACAGCAAAGCGAGTCTCCGAACACTAATAGTGGAAACTCTACACCACCGCAAAGTAATGAGCGTAAAGGCTCAAATAAAATCGCAATGAAGCCCGTTAAGTACACGCAATCTAA TCAAACCAGCCGGCCGGTAAGGCCAGATATCTATCCTCGTCGAGATCCTTATTTGTCTTCGACATCCAACAGCTACAATCCACAGTCACGTCGTCAtg GATTCCGAGCTATGCCAACTAACGAGATGTAG
- the LOC126780402 gene encoding uncharacterized protein LOC126780402 has protein sequence MNFDTEKFIIEIQNRPAIWNTKSTEYSERNLRQKAWEELVEIDGTDLPQDKKNNSVWIFKKEEWRNIRDAFVKAHKAKESKSGSAAKKKVPYVFYNNLLFIKDTVTVNRTDGNATGNDDENTSIQTEVNVPSMSSLPPKRRKKNNDDNEVGAQLVGVLSKNLERKNMDDDVFSVHLRNGSTKPQRYPIRTFRLRLRLAAARLTAVATASCG, from the exons ATGAATTTCGATACAGAAaagtttataattgaaatacagaATAGGCCGGCAATATGGAATACAAAATCTACGGAATACTCTGAGAGAAACTTACGGCAAAAAGCTTGGGAAGAATTGGTGGAAATCGATGGAACTGATTTACCAcaggataaaaaaaacaactcg gTCTGGATCTTCAAAAAAGAAGAGTGGAGAAACATTCGCGACGCTTTTGTAAAGGCCCATAAAGCAAAAGAAAGCAAGAGTGGGTCTGCGGCAAAAAAGAAGGTCCCATATGTATTctataataatcttttatttataaaagatacagTAACGGTTAACCGCACAGATGGTAATGCTACAGGAAATGACGATGAAAACACGAGTATACAGACAGAAGTCAATGTTCCGTCAATGTCTTCATTGCCGCCAAAAAGACGTAAGAAAAACAACGATGATAATGAAGTCGGTGCACAGTTAGTTGGAGTGTTGAGTAAAAATTTAGAAAGAAAGAATATGGATGATGACGTCTTCAGCGTCCATCTTCGAAATGGTTCGACGAAACCGCAACGTTATCCTATCCGCACTTTCCGGTTGCGGTTACGGCTAGCCGCCGCCCGGTTAACCGCAGTTGCAACCGCGTCCTGCGGCTAA